Part of the Vibrio ishigakensis genome, ACTAAGCTGACTAACCGAGAGTCTGAATCAAATAGTGAGTGGCAAATTGCACTGTCAAATAGCATCTTTGATAGTGAACAAGACTTTGTATCTGCGTTGCTGCCAAAGGAAAAACATGAGCAGTTGTTGTCACTTAAAACTACCTTGGACAAACAGTCGCTTGAAGCAGAGACACGATTCGATGCTGCTAACACAGGCTTAAATAAACTCAAGCAAAGCGAGATAGCTGAAAACATTCCGCGGAAAGAAGAGGTTGAGCTTGCTCTATCTGAGTCCAAAGCTAGCCAAGCCGATTTGCAAGGTAAGTTGGGTGGTATAGCGGAGCGCATTAAGCTCGACGATGAGAACCGCGAAAACCAGAAGCAGCTGTTTGAAGATATCCTTAAGGCTCAAGCAAGCTACGATGACATGGCGTATCTGAACTCTCTGATTGGCTCGCAAAAAGGGGATAAATTCCGTAAGTTTGCCCAAGGTCTAACACTTGAGAACCTCGTTTATTTAGCCAATAAACACCTGCAACGCCTGCATGGTCGCTACGAGTTGAAACGAAATCTTGATGATGGACTGGCTCTTCAAGTGATGGATTTGTGGCAAGGGGATGTAGTGCGAGATACCAAGACACTCTCTGGTGGCGAAAGCTTCCTTGTAAGTCTGGCCTTAGCGCTGTCACTGTCAGATCTTGTTAGCCATAAGACCAGTATCGACTCACTGTTCCTCGACGAAGGCTTCGGGACCCTAGACCCAGAAACCTTAGATCTAGCCTTGGATGCACTGGATACCTTAAATGCCACAGGCAAGATGATAGGTGTAATAAGTCACGTTAACGCCCTGAAAGAGCGAGTGCCAGTGCAGATCAAAGTCAGCAAGAAAGTAGGGCTGGGTGAGAGTCAATTGGCTCGAGAGTTTGCGGTTAGCTAAGTACTTTGAGGCGCTCATAGAGCGCCTTTATCAAACTAATTGTATTTATAGAATAATGGCTTATTGCTAAAGGAATTTTGATATGTCGCTGGCAAGCTTAAAGTCGAGACTCGTTAAGCTTCCTACCTCATGTGTCGTTAGTGACAAGTCAACCTTGGCGTACGAATTGTAAATTTCGGGATGATGGTTGAGTTTCTCAGAGCAGAGGGCAACTTGAGTGAGAAAGCCAAATGCTTCGATGAACGAGTTGAACTTGATGGAAGTAAATAATTTTTCTTTTTTTAGCTCCCAAGTTAAAGACGAGTTCTCATTGAGGCGGGTGAGTTCAATTAGTACTTCTTCATCATTTAATACGTTTTTCATGCGTGCACCTATACATGTCTATAGATGGGCTTTGTCTACTAACCATTTCCAAAGATGATATGCCCTGAGCTTTCCTGTTTAGACTAGTCTTGTTTGTCAATTCTGCCATCCAACACCCTGCCGGCGGTGTTTATAGTTCTTGCGAGAGCGATTCTATGGCTTGTTGTATGGATGAAAACTGTATTTTGGTTAAGCACATTTCGGCCTTTGCAAACTCATGTTCTTGGATCAGTTGAGTTACTGCGGCTAGAGAGAACCGTTTCTCTTCTGCCTCAAATATATACTCACCTCCCTTAGCTAAGATGGTAAAGCAATGTCCATTACTATCTATGAGCCAGTCTGTTTTATACCAAATTAAGTCATCTAGCTCGGTTTTTAGGTGACGTTCTGAGTCTAAGTAAATTAGCTCAGAGTCACCTTCTAATTTGAAAATACATGGCCAAAGAATCAATTATCTACACCGTTAAAAATTGTTTTACGTGAGGTTCTCGTACCACAGTTCGTGAAATAACTCTGGCTCACGTTTTGCACCCGTAGATTCATATAGTGATAATGCTGCTTTGTTATCGATGTTAGTACCGACCCAGCAACTTGATACTCCTTGATTGCGTAACTGTTCTTTTAGCAAGTTAACCATGTGAGTGCCGATTCTTTTTTTACGAAAGTTTGGGCTTACTTCTATCTCATAGAAATAGGCCATGTGTGCGGTTCGTTCCAGTCTTGGCATTATGTAGGCAGTCAGAAATCCGATAGGTTTATCGTCGTATGTTGCAAGTATCAATATGTTGTTGGTGTTAGACAGGAAGCTATGTAAATGTTTCGTGGTTGAAGTCTGCAGATCGCCTTCGTTTCTTGGAAGAAGCTCCTTTATTGCTAGTCGTGCAAGCTCTTCATCGCCATGGCTTAGTCGCCTAATACCTAATTTATCGTCACACATGGATAGTCCTTGGGTATCAGAGGGAGATATTTAAGAATGAGATTTCTCTTTCTATCTTGTGTTCAAGTTAGGTCAAATTCAATTGGTATCAATGGGTTATGTGATTAACCTAGATGAATAAACCTAGGTATAAAAAAGCAAAGCCGAAATAGGGCTTTGCTTTCATATCAGCGTAGAGAAGCTATCAACTCGTCTTACGATTAAGCACCTCAACCTGACTAATCACCCCGAATGCTTCGTCGCCTTTCTTAGCTAACTCTAAGCTCTCAATCGTCTTCTCGGCAATATGTCCCAAATTCTGTTTGATAGTAGTGAGCTCACCCGATACCAAAGGAAGATCATCGAAACCCGTCACCGCGATATCTTTTGGAACGTTTAAAGGTTGATGTTTGATTACCTCGAGTACGCCAAGGGCTATCTCATCGCTGTTACACACTAACGCATCGTATTCTTCTAGTAGATGCAGGTTACGATAGAAGTAGGAGCAGACGTGCATCCCTTGGAAATGATTGCCTACAAATTCAATGGTGTGGGGGGGCAGGCCGGCACTTTCTAGGGCACTGGTGTAGCCTTGGTGACGGCTATTTTGCTCTGCGGATTCCGTGTCTTTCGCCACTACAAAAGCAATACGTTTCTTGCCACGGTTAATCAGATCTAGGGTGAGTTGTCTTATCCCCATAAATTCATCGGGTGCGACCCACCAGCCATTGATCTTCTTACCTACATTTACAAATGGAATGCCTTGTCTGCGCAGGCTTTCCAGTCTGTGATCGTTCTCATTAGCCGCTAATACAATGCAGCTCGACGCCTTGTCTTTTACTGAATCTACATCTTCGTGATAGACAATTTCTGCAACCAATCCCTTACGTTGCAGCATCTCCAACATATGATTATAGAAGAGGGTGACATAGGGCGAGAGTTGCGAGTCGTTGCTCGAGAGCAGGATTGCAACGGTGACGTCCTTGCCACTAGAGAGTTTTCTGGCGGTGAGGCTAGGGTTGTAGTTTAACGCTTTGCAGGTGTCGAGCACCTTTTGTCTGGTAGCTTCACCGACACCACCTTTACCATTTATGGTTCTGCTGACAGATGCTACCGAGACCCCAGCCAGTTCGGCGACTTTCTTTATATTTATTGGACTGCTCATTCGATCCTATTTACCACTGCGCCTTTCTAGGGAGGCTTTTCCTTTGACCCTGACTATTCTGTATCTAAGAAACCGGTTACGCAAGTGTTTACCTCTCAAAAGCCAAATTAGGGGTAAATATAGGTATTTCTATTCATTGTACTCATGAAAGTTGTGATTTCTGTCACGTAGATCTTATGGCTTACGTAACCGGTTACGTAAGTGTCGCTTTGATCACAGATATGCAATTAGATTTCTTGATAGCTTAATAATGAACAAAGCGAACTGACACTAAATCGGTTTAGTCATAAAGCCGGTTTGAATGCGGAGCCAATAATGAAAAAAGCACTAGCCCTACTTATCCCAGCTGTCCTGCTTGCAGGTTGTGGCGCGGATGACAACTCAAAGTCCAACAGAACTCAAATTACTATCCTAGGTACCATCAAAGGGGAGATAGGTCCTCAATTTGAAGATGCCATCGATGCATACAATGCCTCTCAAGAGCAGTATGAGTTGGTTTCACTTCCTCTAGATGGCAATGCCTACGAGAAAATGACCGCTATGTACGCCTCAAATAAAGCGCCGACCATTATGGTGATGGGTCAAGAGGCACAAGAGCTGCAAGACAAGCTGATGGATTTCAGCCAAACCGAGATCTTGTCTCATGCCTATCCTGGTACCTATGACGTGGTGACTCACGACGAGCGCGTACTGGGTCTACCAATCACGGTTGAGTCGTTTGGGTTCCTGTATAACCAAGCGGTTTTAAACAAAGCAGTCGGTGGCGAGTTTGACCCAAGCTCTATCGCCACTCAGGACGACCTTTCAAATCTATTTAAGCAGGTCTCAGCGCTAGAAAATGTGGATGCAGTAAGCGTCTCGCCGATGGACTGGTCGCTTGGCGCTCACTTTACCAACGTTCTATTTGCTAACCAGGCCGGTGATATCGACGCAAACCTTGAAGCGCTAGAAGCGATCAAAGCGGGTGAGGTGTCCCTTAACGATAACAGTGTATATCAGGGATGGCTTACGACCTTCGATCTTATGAAGGAGTACAACAAGTCTAAGCGTGCGCCACTGGCACCTACCTATGATGACAGCGCTATGGCTCTGGCTGCCGGTGAAGTGGGCATGTGGTTCCAGGGCAACTGGGCGTATTCAACCTTGCTCGAGCTAAATGCTGAAGGCGAATATGGCATCCTGCCAGTGCCTGTGAACAATGATGAAAGCTTCAAGGGTAACAATGCCATCTCGGTAGGCGTGCCTATGTACTTTACTGTGGACGCTTCTCAGTCATCACCTGAGCAACGTGAGGGTGCACTGGACTTCTTCAACTGGCTGTTTACCTCG contains:
- a CDS encoding GNAT family N-acetyltransferase, with product MCDDKLGIRRLSHGDEELARLAIKELLPRNEGDLQTSTTKHLHSFLSNTNNILILATYDDKPIGFLTAYIMPRLERTAHMAYFYEIEVSPNFRKKRIGTHMVNLLKEQLRNQGVSSCWVGTNIDNKAALSLYESTGAKREPELFHELWYENLT
- a CDS encoding ABC transporter substrate-binding protein, which translates into the protein MKKALALLIPAVLLAGCGADDNSKSNRTQITILGTIKGEIGPQFEDAIDAYNASQEQYELVSLPLDGNAYEKMTAMYASNKAPTIMVMGQEAQELQDKLMDFSQTEILSHAYPGTYDVVTHDERVLGLPITVESFGFLYNQAVLNKAVGGEFDPSSIATQDDLSNLFKQVSALENVDAVSVSPMDWSLGAHFTNVLFANQAGDIDANLEALEAIKAGEVSLNDNSVYQGWLTTFDLMKEYNKSKRAPLAPTYDDSAMALAAGEVGMWFQGNWAYSTLLELNAEGEYGILPVPVNNDESFKGNNAISVGVPMYFTVDASQSSPEQREGALDFFNWLFTSQEGTDAYVNKMHFIPVYDNIEIEPHDKLSQTILAKMKAGETLNWVNMYYPGDAFPSMGASMQKYLAGVIDKHALATEFEKYWTSK
- a CDS encoding LacI family DNA-binding transcriptional regulator → MSSPINIKKVAELAGVSVASVSRTINGKGGVGEATRQKVLDTCKALNYNPSLTARKLSSGKDVTVAILLSSNDSQLSPYVTLFYNHMLEMLQRKGLVAEIVYHEDVDSVKDKASSCIVLAANENDHRLESLRRQGIPFVNVGKKINGWWVAPDEFMGIRQLTLDLINRGKKRIAFVVAKDTESAEQNSRHQGYTSALESAGLPPHTIEFVGNHFQGMHVCSYFYRNLHLLEEYDALVCNSDEIALGVLEVIKHQPLNVPKDIAVTGFDDLPLVSGELTTIKQNLGHIAEKTIESLELAKKGDEAFGVISQVEVLNRKTS
- a CDS encoding 4a-hydroxytetrahydrobiopterin dehydratase encodes the protein MKNVLNDEEVLIELTRLNENSSLTWELKKEKLFTSIKFNSFIEAFGFLTQVALCSEKLNHHPEIYNSYAKVDLSLTTHEVGSLTSLDFKLASDISKFL
- a CDS encoding DUF4144 domain-containing protein encodes the protein MILWPCIFKLEGDSELIYLDSERHLKTELDDLIWYKTDWLIDSNGHCFTILAKGGEYIFEAEEKRFSLAAVTQLIQEHEFAKAEMCLTKIQFSSIQQAIESLSQEL